The window CCGACGTCTTATCCCGCGACGCCCTGACCCGCATCGTTGATGTACTGGCGGTCAAGGAATTCAGCGACCTGATGAAGATCGACCGGGAGAAATTCAGGGTCACGCCGCAACGACTGGGCGTGTATCGCCCCAGCGAGCACATCGACAACCCTAAAGTCATCAACCCGCCATCCTTCGACCCCACCACTCGGGACGCCGATTTCGAAGCCTGGGTTGAAGAAGACGATCCACTGCTCGAGGTGGACTATCAAACGTCCATGAAGCGCTACATCCAGCGCAGCAGCACGGTGATGCAGGCCGAGCTGAAAACCGCGCTGAAGGCAGGGTTGGAATCTACCGATGGTCTGCGGGCACTGGGCTCTGCGCTGCACATTCTCGAGGACTTCTACGCCCACTCCAACTATGTGGAGTTGAGCCTGATCAAGCTGGGTTATACCCAAGTACTGCCCTGGACCTCTGCTACCGACTGCAAACATGGGCTGCCACTGGTAACCGGCATGTTTGGTTCGAGCGACGCCGTTGCCAGCCTTGCGGCGCCGCTGGGCAAAATCCTGTTCTCAGTCAAGGACACGACATTCGGCGCCATCCAGGCCGGCGAGCGCAATGAAAGGGATCAGGTTGTGCAGATTCTTCTAGAAGAACATCCCAACGAAAAATACCTGAAGGCCTACGAGTCATTCCTGCATACCCGCGACCAGTGGGCGGAGTTGCCCTACTCCGACTATATCGAGGCGCTGCTCCACCATGTGCGCCTGCCCGGCCAGTTGGTCAACAACGCATTCGGCGCGGCCATGCAGGGCCTGC of the Paucimonas lemoignei genome contains:
- the phcA gene encoding PhcA, with amino-acid sequence MNPVIEHSLHVQKSAEATGLSGTPPFRIEPRFGAGEGSEEEATHGSIESVLEHAGFRQHEIRAIYYGNWLRDFSQLLDPKIVRAAHTPKNFPDVLSRDALTRIVDVLAVKEFSDLMKIDREKFRVTPQRLGVYRPSEHIDNPKVINPPSFDPTTRDADFEAWVEEDDPLLEVDYQTSMKRYIQRSSTVMQAELKTALKAGLESTDGLRALGSALHILEDFYAHSNYVELSLIKLGYTQVLPWTSATDCKHGLPLVTGMFGSSDAVASLAAPLGKILFSVKDTTFGAIQAGERNERDQVVQILLEEHPNEKYLKAYESFLHTRDQWAELPYSDYIEALLHHVRLPGQLVNNAFGAAMQGLLTVLGNSIDDVQTHLGDDPNTSGSTDPSHSQLAKDHGEHPLHELSVLLAREAVRHLGRTMLRRWQNIPDSHDPVEIAAGHIKHPMDIHWQDQIVLDWAMANPDRIRQASSRSHLENVASQARQHAMDQLESFREKGGQFLETFLKSDHPLVQLWKLTPLGWYLTRDK